In Humulus lupulus chromosome 6, drHumLupu1.1, whole genome shotgun sequence, a single genomic region encodes these proteins:
- the LOC133783570 gene encoding uncharacterized protein LOC133783570, protein MPKLLVPFSDHFPGRVTYRGSSTLNHIKTRFLELGLLERAKESPFKQFFLASEFNFSGVLVHQLLLRKIASNNEDEVHFFLGSKSCRFGMGEFSLVTGLDFSAFPSPEELEGRNLSDRLIKEYFNDAEKVKLSQVDHAFKTCTVVEDVYKLGLCLFVEGVLNAIEGKLHIWRDILKIVENVEYFFSYPWGKYSYRRLLHSCKKDMVKQNANYDAKKDAKVQQESKYSMYGYAPALQYWAYEAIQQLAVELVVSSGNMFPRMLSWSHRRNKDFTKSVIAPILLKKNLIVLPMLKPRPAEKDYYLSLTEGDLPLYPGLGQDPSETDEEEDATFEKMAEKVSQAAEAAKIFVNAAPGEEVAGPTPPIAPASAPASTCAPTSAPASAPASTCAPTSAPASVSAPTPTPTPASASASASASAPELADLIERLDRVEGRQETLLKNQSVILDVLSQILTFVKEKPRGSNEDSDSESFDIPLDYVDDPTTPPTIIVTPDAETPGVVIVKPEDVAGVQFQRARRKRRKPD, encoded by the exons atgcctaagttgcttgttccgttcagtgatcactttcctggtcgagtgacatatcggggtagtagtactttaaatcacattaagaccaggtttttggagctcgggctgcttgaaagggctaaggaatcccctttcaagcaattctttttggcttcggagtttaatttctccggagtcttggtgcatcaactgttgctgaggaaaatcgccagcaacaacgaagatgaggtgcattttttcttggggtcgaagtcttgtagattcggcatgggagagttttccctggtgacggggttggatttcagtgccttcccgtcaccagaagagttggaagggcgtaatctcagcgatcggttgataaaggagtatttcaacgatgctgagaaagtaaagctgtcacaggtggaccatgctttcaagacttgtacggttgtggaagatgtgtacaagcttggtctatgtctgtttgttgagggggttctgaatgccattgagggcaaactgcacatttggcgagatattctaaaaattgttgagaatgtagagtacttcttcagctatccatgggggaagtactcttataggaggctattgcattcttgtaagaaggacatggtgaagcaaaatgccaactatgatgccaagaaggatgccaaggtgcagcaagagtccaaatacagtatgtatggttatgcccctgccttacagtactgggcatatgaggctatccaacagcttgcggtggagcttgttgtgagctcgggaaacatgttcccgaggatgcttagctggtcgcatcggaggaacaaggatttcaccaagtccgtcatcgcaccgatattattgaagaagaat ttaattgttcttccgatgttgaagcctcggccagcagaaaaagactattacttgtctttgactgagggagatcttcccctttatcctgggcttggccaggatccctcggagactgatgaggaggaggatgcgacttttgagaaaatggcagagaaagtttctcaggctgccgaggcagccaagatatttgttaatgctgccccgggggaggaggttgcaggtcccacccctcctattgccccagcctcagccccagcctcaacctgtgccccaacatcagccccagcctcagccccagcatcaacctgtgccccaacatcagccccagcctcagtgtcagccccaacaccaaccccaacaccagcctcagcctcagcctcagcctcagcctcagcccctgagctggccgacttgattgagcggttggacagagtcgagggtcgacaggagaccctcttgaagaaccagtcagtgatcttggacgtactcagtcagatcctgacatttgttaaggagaaaccgaggggctccaatgaagattcagactcagagtcattTGATATTCCgctagactatgttgatgatccaacgacgcctcctaccatcattgtgacacctgatgctgagactccgggagtcgttattgtcaaacctgaggatgttgctggggttcaaTTTCAGAGGGCTAGACGCAAAAGACGTAAACCAGATTAG
- the LOC133783568 gene encoding wall-associated receptor kinase-like 1: MVVTTMLNYYLFVIITGWLLMTTSSTVLAIFVKPGCPEKCGNIIIPFPFGIGSSNCYFDKWYEISCRNSTTPFLKHIQLQVLNISLHDDDNDNRPSEWVQVRSPISFFNCANKTSKKSANLTGTPFSYSSSNEFIAVSCGAFAKYETRTGNRLVQDGCSSSNSTCSSSSSSSNSIDFSNCDDGVKCCRTSFSMGSGGSYKISMDNDSSTTLATNRDNEYCKYAFLIDPYEIDKYKTSHDPYYVPALLSWSLNVTYFDIFKTHVLPTTSRSSSFDCDGYDVITLNSSLNRIYRCRCSNGFRGSAYIQGGCQDINECNDEKIPNPCHGGSTCVNTIGGYRCSYKSKFILIGVGSALGVLVLVFGTWRLYKFIKKRKEIKQKKIFFKRNGGLLLEQQIHSSENNVEQTKVFDAKELEKVTNNFSIDRVLGQGGQGTVYKGMLEDGKIVAIKKSKIIDEAKLSEFINEVVILTQINHRNVVKLLGCCLETDVPLLVYEFVPNGTLSEYIHNKNAEFPFTWSMRLRIATEIAGALSYLHSAASFPIYHRDVKSTNILLDEKLRAKVADFGTSRTISLEQTHLTTVVYGTFGYLDPEYFQTSQFTDKSDVYSFGVILVELLTGQKAISAARSEEGRSLATYFIMTMEENSSSLFDILDGQVLKEASKEEIIVVADLAQRCLHLSGRNRPTMKEVAKELERIQVVDNKDSKGSQHNYEELAYAQPEFIDYSWNASTLSTFDSNATSSSLHQELQLF, from the exons ATGGTAGTGACTACTATGCTGAACTACTACTTGTTTGTTATCATAACTGGATGGTTATTAATGACAACATCGTCAACAGTACTAGCTATATTTGTCAAACCTGGCTGTCCAGAAAAGTGCGGAAACATAATTATCCCATTCCCATTCGGAATTGGATCGTCCAATTGTTATTTTGACAAATGGTACGAAATCTCATGCCGCAACTCTACTACGCCTTTCCTCAAACACATTCAACTACAGGTACTTAACATTTCGTTACATGATGACGACAACGACAATAGACCATCCGAATGGGTTCAGGTGAGAAGCCCCATCAGTTTCTTCAACTGTGCAAATAAGACAAGCAAAAAATCAGCAAATTTAACAGGAACCCCATTTTCCTATTCATCTTCCAATGAATTCATCGCAGTAAGTTGTGGTGCTTTTGCCAAGTACGAAACAAGGACAGGTAACAGGCTCGTCCAGGATGGGTGCAGTAGCAGCAACTCCACATGctcgtcatcatcatcatcatccaaTAGTATTGATTTTAGTAATTGCGACGATGGCGTTAAATGTTGTCGTACTTCTTTCTCTATGGGTAGTGGTGGCAGCTACAAAATCTCCATGGATAATGATTCTAGTACGACTCTTGCAACAAATCGTGATAATGAATATTGCAAATATGCATTCCTGATTGATCCTTATGAAATTGATAAATACAAAACATCCCATGATCCTTATTATGTTCCCGCCCTCCTAAGTTGGTCCCTTAATGTTACGTATTTTGACATATTTAAAACACATGTTTTGCCAACCACATCTAGATCTAGTAGCTTCGACTGCGATGGCTATGATGTTATTACTTTAAATTCCTCTCTAAATCGGATATACCGCTGTCGCTGCAGTAATGGATTTCGAGGGAGTGCATACATTCAGGGCGGGTGTCAAG ATATTAATGAATGCAATGATGAGAAAATCCCGAATCCATGTCATGGAGGCAGTACTTGCGTCAACACTATTGGGGGCTATCGTTGTAGTTACAAGAGCAAATTTATCCTTATAG GAGTTGGGAGTGCTCTTGGAGTCTTAGTACTTGTTTTTGGTACATGGAGACTATACAAattcataaagaaaagaaaagaaattaaacagaagaaaatatttttcaaacgaAATGGTGGCCTTTTGTTGGAACAGCAAATACACTCAAGTGAAAACAATGTCGAGCAAACCAAGGTGTTCGATGCAAAAGAGTTAGAGAAGGTAACAAATAACTTTAGTATAGACAGAGTTCTTGGACAAGGAGGTCAAGGCACTGTGTACAAAGGAATGTTGGAAGATGGAAAGATTGTTGCGATAAAAAAGTCTAAAATAATTGATGAAGCCAAACTCTCTGAATTCATTAATGAAGTTGTTATTCTTACGCAAATCAATCATAGAAATGTTGTCAAGCTATTGGGATGTTGTTTGGAGACAGATGTTCCACTTCTAGTTTATGAATTCGTCCCAAACGGAACCCTTTCTGAGTATATTCATAACAAAAATGCAGAGTTTCCTTTTACATGGAGCATGCGATTACGAATTGCAACTGAGATTGCGGGAGCTCTCTCATACTTACACTCAGCAGCTTCTTTTCCAATTTATCATCGAGATGttaagtctacaaacatactccTTGATGAAAAATTGAGAGCTAAAGTTGCAGACTTTGGTACATCAAGAACTATTTCCTTAGAGCAAACACACTTGACCACTGTAGTTTATGGCACATTTGGTTATCTAGATCCAGAATATTTTCAAACAAGCCAATTTACAGATAAGAGTGATGTTTATAGTTTTGGAGTGATTCTTGTTGAGCTCTTGACTGGACAAAAAGCAATATCTGCAGCAAGATCAGAGGAAGGAAGAAGTTTGGCGACATATTTTATAATGACAATGGAGGAAAATAGCAGTAGTCTGTTTGACATTCTTGATGGTCAAGTTCTCAAAGAAGCGTCAAAAGAAGAGATCATAGTTGTTGCTGATCTTGCACAGAGATGCTTACATTTGAGCGGAAGGAATCGACCTACCATGAAAGAAGTAGCAAAGGAGCTAGAAAGGATACAAGTCGTTGATAATAAAGATTCAAAGGGCAGTCAACATAATTACGAAGAGTTGGCATATGCACAACCTGAATTTATAGACTACTCTTGGAATGCTTCCACGTTATCAACTTTTGATAGTAATGCTACTAGCTCCTCATTGCATCAAGAATTACAATTATTTTAA
- the LOC133783573 gene encoding uncharacterized protein LOC133783573, whose protein sequence is MNSYFSQVIPARYDQFKKTADKTKYYWDADIMSMLTGIEQQFLASWGGVEDVYWCQNYGQQHWFAIEASISSWTLTVYDSDNSVISDAKLEDIMNPWCFMLPSLLMQSKLFTDSLMLKIPSAGNRPHQFTLRRKQKHELPQSKRSGDCGVYAIKYIEHLMVGLPLEAICDENMEVFRNKWTTDLWYQNLLP, encoded by the exons atgaacagttatttctcacaagtgatacctgcccgatatgatcagttcaagaaaacagccgacaaaacaaagtattattgggatgctgacattatgtccatgttgaccggcatcgagcagcagtttctggcatcttggggaggagttgaggatgtatattggtgccagaactatggacaacaacattggtttgccattgaggcttccatttctagttggactctgactgtttacgattcagacaactcggtgattagtgacgcaaagcttgaggatattatgaatccatggtgctttatgctaccttctctgttaatgcagagtaaactgtttactgatagcttgatgttgaagattccatcagcaggaaataggccgcatcagttcacattgcgtcgcaaacagaaacacgagctccctcagtcaaagagaag tggggattgtggtgtgtatgctatcaagtatattgagcatctaatggtcggtcttccattggaagctatctgcgatgaaaatatggaggtgttcaggaacaagtggaccacagacttgtggtatcaaaatttgttaccttga
- the LOC133786237 gene encoding wall-associated receptor kinase-like 10 gives MGLSPATGASAPTRGGKMELQQWLCDINECNEGTVLCPGGSTCVNTIGGYHCSYKRKAIFIGVGSPLGLLVLLFSTWILYIFIKKRKEIKRKKAFFKRNGGLLLEQQIHSSENNVEQTKLFKSKELEKATDNFNIDRVLGQGGQGTVYKGMLKDGKIVAVKKSKIIDEAKLSEFINEVVILTQIKHRNVVRLLGCCLEIDVPLLVYEFIPNGTLSEYIHDKNAEFPFTWNMILRIATEVAGALSYLHSAASFPIYHRDVKSTNILLDEKLRAKVADFGTSRIISLEQTHLTTLVYGTFGYLDPEYFQSSQFTDKSDVYSFGVVLVELLTGQKAISATRSEEEGRSLATYFMMTMEEKSSSLFDILDGQVLKDAPKEEILIVVDLAKRCLHLNGRNRPTMKIVAKELERIQGIDNKDSNGIQHNYEDLAYAQPEIADYSWNVSTSSIGLTFDSAATSFSLHQELPLL, from the exons ATGGGGTTGTCACCGGCCACTGGTGCTTCAGCTCCGACGCGTGGCGGCAAAATGGAACTCCAGCAATGGCTTTGTG ATATTAATGAATGCAATGAGGGAACAGTGTTGTGCCCTGGAGGCTCTACTTGCGTGAACACTATCGGGGGCTATCACTGTAGTTATAAACGCAAGGCCATCTTTATAG GTGTGGGGAGTCCTCTTGGATTATTAGTTCTACTTTTTAGTACATGGATACTATACATattcataaagaaaagaaaagaaattaaacGCAAGAAAGCATTTTTCAAACGAAATGGTGGCCTTTTGTTGGAACAACAGATACACTCAAGTGAAAACAATGTCGAGCAAACGAAGTTGTTCAAGTCAAAAGAGTTAGAGAAGGCAACTGATAATTTCAATATAGACAGAGTTCTTGGGCAAGGAGGCCAAGGCACTGTGTACAAAGGAATGTTGAAAGATGGAAAGATTGTTGCTGTGAAGAAGTCTAAAATAATTGATGAAGCCAAACTCTCTGAATTCATCAATGAAGTTGTCATTCTTACACAAATCAAACATAGAAATGTTGTCAGGCTATTGGGATGTTGTCTGGAGATAGATGTTCCACTTCTAGTTTATGAATTCATCCCAAACGGAACACTTTCTGAGTATATTCATGACAAAAATGCAGAGTTTCCTTTCACATGGAACATGATATTACGAATTGCAACTGAAGTTGCAGGAGCTCTTTCATACTTACACTCAGCAGCTTCTTTTCCAATTTATCATCGAGATGTCAAGTCTACGAACATACTCCTTGATGAAAAATTGAGGGCAAAAGTTGCAGACTTTGGTACATCAAGAATTATCTCCTTAGAGCAAACTCACCTAACCACTTTAGTTTATGGCACATTTGGCTATCTAGATCCAGAATACTTTCAGTCTAGCCAATTCACAGATAAGAGTGATGTTTATAGTTTTGGAGTGGTTCTTGTCGAGCTCTTGACCGGACAAAAAGCAATATCTGCAACAAGGTCAGAGGAGGAAGGAAGAAGTTTGGCAACATATTTCATGATGACAATGGAGGAAAAGAGCAGTAGTTTGTTCGACATTCTTGATGGTCAAGTTCTCAAAGATGCGCCAAAAGAAGAGATCTTAATTGTTGTTGATCTTGCAAAGAGATGCTTACATTTGAATGGAAGGAATCGACCTACCATGAAAATAGTAGCAAAGGAGTTAGAGAGGATTCAAGGCATTGATAATAAAGATTCCAATGGTATTCAACATAATTATGAAGATTTAGCATATGCACAACCTGAAATTGCAGACTACTCTTGGAATGTTTCCACATCATCAATAGGGTTAACTTTTGATAGTGCTGCTACTAGCTTCTCGTTGCATCAAGAATTACCATTGTTGTAA